Proteins found in one Dehalococcoidales bacterium genomic segment:
- the sfsA gene encoding DNA/RNA nuclease SfsA, with protein sequence VFEKALEMRLIPWLDDCRSFRRNARLGDSVIDYLLEGDGEQVYLEVKSAVLRQGHYAMYPDCPSARGRRHIRELTQHVSEGGRAIILFIAALPGVTAFKPNQSGDPELCDLLAEARKAGVELRSIGMYYHPEDSYLYLSSPDLRVV encoded by the coding sequence TGGTTTTTGAGAAAGCCCTGGAAATGCGGCTCATCCCCTGGCTTGATGACTGCCGCAGCTTCAGGAGGAATGCCAGATTGGGCGACTCCGTCATCGACTACCTTCTGGAAGGTGACGGGGAACAGGTCTACCTGGAGGTCAAGAGCGCCGTTCTCCGGCAGGGGCATTATGCCATGTATCCGGACTGTCCTTCGGCACGCGGGAGGAGACATATCAGGGAACTGACTCAACATGTCTCTGAAGGGGGAAGGGCTATTATCCTGTTTATCGCCGCGCTGCCCGGAGTGACGGCATTCAAGCCGAACCAGAGCGGCGACCCCGAACTGTGCGACCTGCTGGCTGAAGCCAGGAAAGCGGGGGTTGAGTTGAGGTCAATCGGTATGTACTACCACCCGGAAGATTCTTATCTGTACCTATCCAGTCCGGACCTGAGGGTCGTTTAG
- the radC gene encoding DNA repair protein RadC, with protein MPDRDKTDGHRKRLREKFIRSGLKGFHDYEIVELLLSLGTPRKDCKPAAKEAIEKFKTLRGVLEASPDELQQIDGVGPHSAFGIKLVQEVAREFLKEKIIDKPIYKSAQEIFDYLYHSMRDLRKEVFKVIHLNSQNQIIETEDLFSGTVNSSSVSPREVVESALKHNSVSLIFVHNHPSGNPEPSKSDQELTKDLVYAASIVRIKVLDHIIIGNDRYYSFAAEGLIEQYELDFLNLKMKGVSEAKRRIYRANLFGGPG; from the coding sequence ATGCCGGACAGAGATAAAACAGACGGACACAGGAAAAGGCTAAGGGAGAAGTTTATCAGGTCGGGCCTGAAGGGGTTCCACGATTACGAGATTGTCGAGCTTCTCCTCAGTCTGGGTACGCCCCGTAAGGACTGTAAACCGGCGGCAAAAGAGGCTATTGAGAAGTTTAAGACCCTGAGAGGAGTCCTCGAAGCCTCTCCTGATGAGTTGCAGCAGATAGACGGCGTCGGGCCTCACAGCGCCTTCGGCATTAAGCTGGTGCAGGAGGTGGCCCGGGAATTCCTCAAGGAAAAAATCATTGACAAGCCCATCTATAAGTCCGCTCAGGAGATTTTTGATTATCTTTATCACTCCATGCGTGACCTTAGGAAAGAGGTGTTCAAGGTCATACACCTGAACAGCCAGAACCAGATTATTGAGACAGAAGACCTCTTTAGCGGGACGGTGAACAGTAGTTCTGTATCCCCGCGTGAGGTCGTGGAAAGCGCGCTTAAGCATAACTCCGTCTCACTGATTTTTGTTCATAATCATCCCTCAGGCAACCCCGAGCCCAGTAAAAGTGACCAGGAATTAACCAAAGACCTGGTCTATGCTGCCAGTATCGTACGGATCAAGGTGCTTGACCATATCATCATCGGCAATGACCGCTATTACAGCTTCGCCGCTGAGGGCCTGATTGAGCAGTACGAGCTTGATTTCCTGAACCTGAAAATGAAAGGGGTCTCCGAGGCCAAACGCCGGATATATCGGGCGAATCTCTTCGGGGGACCTGGCTGA
- a CDS encoding methylated-DNA--[protein]-cysteine S-methyltransferase → MDENMAGELKYTVFTTDAGWVGILGGAGGLLTITFPRRSEPEAYRLLGDTIKQATISPRLFADLMERLKAYFRGQQVTFPDKIDLSGATPFQREVWQKTRLIAYGETRSYAWVANQVGKPKAARAVGQALGSNPLPIIVPCHRVVASDGNLGGFSGGIEMKRSLLRLEAAGRG, encoded by the coding sequence TTGGACGAAAATATGGCCGGAGAGCTAAAGTATACTGTCTTTACTACCGATGCCGGCTGGGTAGGAATCCTGGGTGGGGCGGGGGGGCTGTTGACTATAACCTTCCCCCGGCGCTCAGAACCGGAAGCGTACCGCCTGTTAGGTGACACAATCAAACAGGCCACCATCTCTCCCCGCCTGTTTGCTGACCTGATGGAACGCCTCAAGGCTTACTTTCGCGGCCAGCAGGTAACCTTCCCCGATAAAATCGACCTGTCAGGGGCTACCCCGTTTCAGCGTGAGGTATGGCAGAAGACCAGGCTCATTGCATACGGTGAAACACGGAGCTATGCCTGGGTAGCCAATCAGGTCGGGAAGCCAAAAGCGGCCCGGGCCGTGGGGCAGGCTCTGGGCAGCAACCCGCTGCCCATTATCGTACCCTGCCACCGTGTGGTCGCCAGTGATGGCAATCTCGGCGGCTTCAGCGGAGGAATCGAGATGAAAAGGAGCCTCCTTCGCCTGGAAGCCGCTGGCCGGGGCTAG
- a CDS encoding MBL fold metallo-hydrolase codes for MVVIAQGDDVRIEKLELGPYGTNAYIIVCQQSGDSVLIDTPAEAEKIMAGLQGTHLRYILLTHNHMDHLGALAELHVRLMIPLAVHAADAGNLPAEAEMLLKDGDTISAGKIKLEVLHTPGHTPGSLCFKVGRYLISGDTLFPGGPGKTWSPADFRQIVETITGKLFPLPDDTPVYPGHGAVTVLKKEKDAFAVFSARQHDANLYGDVLWASS; via the coding sequence ATGGTGGTCATAGCCCAAGGTGATGACGTCCGTATTGAAAAGCTTGAATTAGGTCCCTACGGTACCAACGCTTATATCATCGTCTGCCAGCAAAGCGGCGACAGCGTCCTGATTGATACTCCGGCGGAAGCGGAAAAAATCATGGCCGGCTTGCAGGGTACTCACCTCAGGTACATACTGCTGACCCATAACCACATGGACCATCTGGGCGCCCTTGCCGAGTTGCACGTCAGGTTAATGATACCCCTGGCGGTACACGCCGCAGATGCCGGGAATTTGCCGGCAGAAGCGGAGATGCTGCTGAAAGACGGGGATACTATCTCAGCGGGGAAAATAAAGCTGGAGGTACTGCATACGCCGGGGCATACGCCGGGCAGTCTCTGCTTTAAGGTGGGCCGCTACCTGATATCCGGGGATACCCTCTTTCCCGGAGGCCCGGGCAAGACATGGTCGCCGGCGGATTTCCGGCAGATAGTCGAAACGATAACCGGAAAGCTTTTCCCCCTGCCGGATGATACCCCGGTGTATCCCGGACATGGCGCCGTTACCGTACTAAAGAAGGAAAAGGACGCTTTCGCCGTGTTTTCCGCCCGCCAGCATGACGCCAATCTGTACGGAGATGTGCTCTGGGCTTCTTCTTAA
- a CDS encoding PIG-L deacetylase family protein — translation MTEQAQVMVVTPHPDDAEFGAAGTIARWTREGKSVIYVLCTNGDKGSSDPAMKPEELAKIREEEQLAAAKVLGVREVVFLRHPDQTLEDTSEFRKEIVRLIRMYRPETVVTTDLYRRYIWHRDHRITSRVTLDAIFPFARDYHAYPDLIAEGHMPHKVKEVFLWGSEEPNYCSDISDTFELKLAALHCHKSQVGDRMNHEMEERLMERCKTMAEGTDYELAEAFHRVEIWR, via the coding sequence ATGACTGAACAGGCTCAAGTAATGGTGGTAACACCACACCCCGATGACGCTGAATTTGGCGCTGCCGGAACCATTGCGCGCTGGACCAGAGAAGGTAAAAGCGTAATATATGTACTTTGCACCAATGGCGACAAGGGCTCCAGTGACCCCGCTATGAAACCGGAGGAACTGGCCAAAATCCGGGAAGAGGAGCAACTGGCAGCCGCCAAGGTGCTTGGAGTCAGAGAGGTCGTCTTCCTGCGCCATCCTGACCAGACCCTGGAAGATACATCCGAGTTCAGGAAAGAGATTGTGCGCTTGATCCGGATGTACCGTCCGGAGACTGTGGTCACCACTGACCTGTACCGCCGCTATATTTGGCACCGTGACCACCGCATTACCAGCCGGGTAACCCTGGATGCCATTTTCCCTTTTGCCCGTGATTATCACGCTTATCCTGACCTGATTGCAGAAGGACACATGCCCCACAAAGTTAAAGAAGTATTCCTCTGGGGTTCTGAAGAACCAAATTATTGCTCCGATATTAGCGATACTTTTGAACTCAAGCTAGCCGCCCTGCACTGCCACAAGAGCCAGGTAGGAGACCGCATGAACCACGAGATGGAAGAACGGCTGATGGAACGCTGCAAAACAATGGCTGAGGGAACAGACTACGAGCTTGCCGAGGCTTTCCACCGGGTAGAGATATGGCGGTAA